In Burkholderia gladioli, a genomic segment contains:
- a CDS encoding glycosyltransferase family 4 protein, with translation MPSLINWRATLLLHAATRWRLPLTGAARKAIAAIRSDVAHQTSRQPRQLLVDVSIIAAQDAGTGIQRVVRSLLAELLETPPAGYTVRAVRATRKRPYVYADRYLETMIGAPLGDHDPLVQVGPGDLFLGLDLTSRISPARQTDFLRWHAAGVRFAFVVYDMLPALHPAWFTPRAVQSFERWLTMLAIHADALFCISATVAGQTRSQPRLTAIPTGWFHLGAELGGRPGAGRTTRDELAPGSAGPLHILMVGTIEPRKGHALVIDAFEQLWRTGSQVSLSIVGRAGWAVETLTARLAAHPESGKRLHWLADASDAELTQCYESSDGLILASEGEGFGLPIIEACAQRLPLLLRDLPVFREIAGDHASYFSAVTAAQLAPCLQQWLEAIAAGTTPDSGAIKALSWHESAMQLKSLISRLDAQS, from the coding sequence ATGCCAAGCCTGATCAATTGGCGCGCGACACTGCTGCTGCATGCCGCGACGCGGTGGCGCCTGCCTCTGACCGGCGCCGCGCGCAAGGCGATCGCCGCGATCCGTTCCGACGTCGCCCACCAGACATCGCGGCAACCGCGTCAGCTACTGGTCGACGTCTCGATCATCGCCGCACAAGATGCCGGTACCGGTATTCAGCGTGTGGTTCGCTCGCTGCTGGCCGAACTGCTGGAGACACCGCCCGCCGGCTACACGGTCCGCGCGGTCAGGGCAACCCGCAAACGTCCGTATGTCTACGCGGACCGCTACCTGGAAACGATGATCGGCGCCCCGCTCGGTGACCACGATCCCCTCGTCCAGGTCGGCCCCGGCGACCTGTTCCTCGGGCTCGACCTGACCAGCCGCATCTCCCCGGCCAGGCAAACGGACTTCCTGCGCTGGCATGCAGCCGGCGTGCGCTTCGCCTTCGTCGTCTACGACATGTTGCCGGCCCTGCACCCGGCCTGGTTTACACCTCGCGCGGTCCAGTCGTTCGAACGCTGGCTGACGATGCTGGCGATCCATGCGGATGCCCTGTTCTGCATCTCGGCCACGGTGGCCGGACAAACGCGCAGCCAGCCGCGCTTGACGGCGATTCCGACCGGATGGTTTCACCTCGGTGCCGAGCTCGGCGGGAGGCCAGGCGCCGGGCGGACGACAAGGGACGAGCTCGCGCCGGGCTCTGCCGGCCCGTTGCACATCCTGATGGTCGGGACGATCGAACCTCGCAAGGGGCACGCGCTGGTCATCGATGCCTTCGAGCAGCTGTGGCGCACCGGTTCCCAGGTCTCGCTGTCGATCGTCGGCCGTGCCGGCTGGGCCGTCGAGACGCTGACGGCCAGGCTCGCGGCGCATCCCGAATCCGGCAAGCGCCTGCACTGGCTGGCCGACGCCAGCGACGCCGAGCTTACCCAGTGCTACGAAAGCAGCGACGGATTGATTCTGGCCTCCGAGGGCGAAGGCTTCGGCCTGCCGATCATCGAGGCCTGCGCCCAGCGCCTGCCGCTACTGCTGCGCGATTTGCCGGTGTTCCGCGAGATCGCCGGCGACCACGCCAGCTATTTCTCCGCCGTGACGGCGGCCCAACTGGCGCCATGCCTGCAGCAATGGCTCGAAGCCATCGCCGCGGGCACTACACCCGACAGCGGCGCGATCAAGGCACTGAGCTGGCATGAAAGCGCGATGCAACTGAAGTCGCTGATCAGCCGGCTCGACGCGCAGTCATGA
- a CDS encoding ABC transporter permease: protein MVHHDTPLVSSLRIQLRVVGALLMREILTRYGRHNVGFLWIFFEPMMFTLGVLALWTALNATHGTTLSITSFAVTGYSSVLLWRNCANRCALAILPNQALLYHRNVRVIDLFFARLLLEIAGATMSFVFLTVFFVAIGMMDPPKNISLVLGGWLHLAAFGCSLGLIVGALSERSETVERVWHTIAYLLFPLSGAVFMVEWIPEKFRAVVLYLPMVHGTEMLRGGYYGSLVKPHYSIPYMVACDSVLMLIGLFLVRDASKRVEPE, encoded by the coding sequence ATCGTGCATCACGACACGCCTCTCGTCTCGTCATTGCGCATTCAGCTTCGGGTCGTCGGTGCCTTGTTGATGCGTGAGATTCTGACACGCTACGGCCGGCATAACGTCGGCTTTCTGTGGATCTTCTTCGAGCCGATGATGTTCACGCTCGGCGTGCTCGCGCTCTGGACGGCCCTCAACGCCACCCATGGCACGACGCTCTCGATCACCTCGTTCGCGGTGACCGGCTACTCGTCCGTGCTGCTATGGCGCAACTGTGCGAACCGTTGCGCCCTGGCCATCCTGCCGAACCAGGCCCTGCTCTATCACCGCAACGTGCGCGTCATCGACCTGTTCTTCGCGCGGTTGCTGCTGGAGATCGCCGGCGCGACCATGTCCTTCGTGTTCCTGACGGTCTTTTTCGTTGCGATCGGCATGATGGATCCGCCGAAGAACATCAGCCTGGTACTGGGCGGATGGCTTCATCTGGCCGCCTTCGGATGCTCGCTCGGCCTCATCGTCGGCGCCCTGAGCGAGCGCAGCGAAACCGTCGAACGCGTCTGGCACACGATTGCCTATCTGCTGTTCCCGCTGTCGGGCGCGGTGTTCATGGTCGAGTGGATTCCCGAAAAATTCCGCGCCGTGGTGCTCTACCTGCCGATGGTGCACGGAACCGAAATGCTGCGCGGCGGCTACTATGGCTCCCTGGTCAAGCCGCACTACAGCATCCCCTATATGGTCGCCTGCGATTCAGTGCTGATGCTGATCGGCCTGTTCCTCGTGCGCGACGCCAGCAAGCGGGTGGAACCCGAATGA
- a CDS encoding SDR family NAD(P)-dependent oxidoreductase, whose product MRSPVPAHIVITGASAGLGLALALAHASPGVVLGLVGRDPQRIDAAATACRARGATVEAGIVDVRDAAAIGAWLDAFDARYPITLLVANAGVASTIASADDWEDGERTRAVIDTNLYGMLNTVLPVIERMRARRRGRIAVVASIAALRGMAISPAYCASKSAIKAWADSVRPLLKRDGLAVTVILPGFVKTAMSDVFPGDKPFLWSAERAAAHIRRKLEAGRSEIAFPVLLAFGMRLLPLLPVALADAILDRLSYLPAKDRAN is encoded by the coding sequence ATGCGTAGCCCCGTTCCGGCTCATATCGTCATCACCGGCGCGAGCGCCGGCCTGGGCCTCGCGCTCGCGCTGGCCCACGCCTCGCCGGGCGTGGTGCTGGGCCTGGTCGGACGCGACCCGCAGCGTATCGATGCGGCCGCAACGGCCTGCCGCGCACGCGGCGCGACGGTCGAGGCCGGCATCGTCGACGTGCGCGACGCGGCGGCGATCGGCGCCTGGCTCGATGCCTTCGATGCGCGCTACCCGATCACACTGCTGGTTGCCAATGCCGGCGTCGCCAGCACGATTGCCTCCGCCGACGATTGGGAGGACGGCGAACGTACCCGCGCGGTGATCGACACCAATCTCTACGGCATGTTGAATACCGTGCTGCCGGTGATCGAGCGCATGCGCGCGCGCCGTCGCGGCCGGATCGCGGTGGTGGCCTCGATCGCCGCCTTGCGCGGCATGGCGATCTCGCCCGCCTATTGCGCCAGCAAGTCGGCGATCAAGGCCTGGGCCGACTCCGTGCGGCCGCTGCTCAAGCGCGACGGCCTGGCCGTCACGGTGATCCTGCCGGGCTTCGTGAAGACCGCGATGAGCGACGTGTTCCCCGGCGACAAGCCCTTCCTCTGGAGCGCCGAGCGCGCGGCCGCGCACATCCGGCGCAAGCTCGAGGCGGGCCGCAGCGAGATCGCCTTCCCGGTCCTGCTCGCGTTCGGCATGCGCCTGCTGCCGCTGCTGCCCGTCGCGCTCGCGGACGCGATCCTCGACCGCTTGTCCTACCTGCCCGCGAAGGACCGCGCCAATTGA
- a CDS encoding NAD-dependent epimerase/dehydratase family protein: MTKVLITGIGGFTGRHLARELERRGCEVEGLVHRPVAGLAWPAHVCDLLDRDGMGALIAALRPDVVIHLAAIAFVAHGDVGAVYQTNIMGTRNLLDAITSAGCPPRAVLVASSANVYGNTDRGVIDESVPPNPANDYAISKLAMERVAALWSDRLPITIVRPFNYTGAGQAANFVLPKIVDNFRNRSPVLELGNLDVIRDFSDVRMVVRAYADLIAGKWAGETFNVCSGNGYSLQDILEMMRSLTQHDPEIRVNPNFVRANEVHRLIGDNRRLATAIGSLDIVPLQETLAWMLESGR; the protein is encoded by the coding sequence ATGACGAAGGTACTCATCACGGGAATCGGCGGATTCACCGGCCGCCATCTCGCGCGTGAGCTGGAACGGCGGGGCTGCGAGGTCGAGGGGCTCGTCCATCGGCCGGTTGCCGGATTGGCATGGCCGGCCCATGTCTGCGATCTGCTCGATCGCGACGGAATGGGCGCGCTGATCGCGGCATTGCGTCCGGACGTGGTGATTCATCTGGCTGCGATCGCCTTCGTCGCGCATGGCGACGTCGGGGCGGTGTACCAGACGAACATCATGGGGACCCGCAACCTGCTCGATGCGATCACGTCGGCCGGCTGCCCGCCGCGTGCCGTGCTGGTGGCCAGCAGCGCCAATGTCTACGGCAACACCGACCGTGGAGTGATCGACGAGTCGGTACCGCCGAACCCCGCAAACGACTACGCCATCAGCAAACTTGCGATGGAGCGCGTGGCGGCGCTTTGGAGCGATCGTTTGCCGATCACGATAGTGCGTCCGTTCAATTACACCGGGGCAGGGCAGGCCGCCAATTTTGTTCTGCCGAAGATCGTCGATAATTTCCGCAACCGTTCGCCGGTACTCGAGCTCGGGAACCTAGACGTGATCCGCGATTTCTCCGATGTTCGGATGGTGGTACGGGCCTACGCCGATCTGATTGCCGGCAAGTGGGCAGGCGAGACCTTCAATGTCTGTTCGGGCAACGGGTATTCGCTGCAGGACATCCTGGAGATGATGCGGTCTCTCACGCAGCACGATCCCGAGATCCGCGTGAATCCGAATTTCGTGCGGGCCAACGAGGTCCATCGTCTGATCGGCGACAATCGTCGGCTTGCCACGGCGATCGGCTCCCTCGATATCGTGCCCTTGCAAGAGACGCTGGCGTGGATGCTGGAGAGCGGGCGGTGA
- a CDS encoding capsule biosynthesis protein, with protein MPRSFLVLQGTASSFFRCLAEALVAHGHAVHRVNFCGGDWFYGRTKRALNHGGAAADLSAWYTELVQRENITDVLMFGDCREVHRPLHPIAEQYGLRVHVFEEGYVRPHWITLERHGVNGRSRMPRDPAEYLRLRELTPAAEPGEPTGYNLYERVFHDISYRVANALLAWRFPRYRSHRPRNGCVEYGGLAFRALLQGRHRRQAERVTRELFDAGRPYYLFPLQLNSDAQIVVHSPFEGVRDAIDYVVRSFARHAPRDAILLIKNHPLDTGMIEYHRFALSIAREAGIGERIRFINSGHLPTLLERSRGVVVVNSTVGLSALHHERPLIALGAAIYNMPGLTWQGRLDDFWHQGELPDMILYHAFLDYVMHHTQINGDFYTRTGIEMAVRGAVERLERADA; from the coding sequence ATGCCTCGCTCATTTTTAGTGCTGCAAGGCACGGCTTCCTCGTTTTTCCGTTGTCTGGCCGAGGCGCTCGTCGCGCATGGCCACGCCGTGCATCGCGTCAACTTCTGCGGCGGAGACTGGTTCTATGGCAGAACTAAGCGTGCCTTGAATCACGGCGGGGCTGCCGCCGACCTGTCGGCCTGGTACACCGAACTGGTACAGCGCGAAAACATCACCGATGTCCTGATGTTCGGCGACTGCCGCGAAGTCCATCGGCCCCTGCATCCGATCGCCGAGCAATACGGCTTGCGCGTGCACGTGTTCGAGGAGGGCTATGTCCGCCCGCACTGGATCACGCTCGAGCGTCATGGCGTCAACGGCCGCTCGCGCATGCCGAGGGATCCCGCCGAGTATCTGCGCCTGCGTGAGCTCACCCCGGCTGCCGAACCCGGCGAGCCGACCGGCTACAATCTCTACGAACGTGTCTTCCACGACATCAGCTATCGCGTCGCCAACGCGCTGCTGGCCTGGCGTTTTCCCCGCTACCGCAGCCACCGGCCGCGCAACGGCTGCGTCGAATATGGGGGGCTGGCGTTTCGCGCGCTGCTGCAAGGGCGTCATCGCCGGCAGGCCGAGCGGGTCACGCGCGAATTGTTCGATGCCGGCCGCCCCTACTATCTGTTTCCGCTGCAGTTGAATTCCGATGCGCAGATCGTCGTGCACTCGCCGTTCGAGGGCGTGCGCGACGCGATCGACTACGTGGTGCGCTCGTTCGCCAGGCATGCCCCGCGAGATGCCATTCTGCTGATCAAGAACCATCCGCTCGACACCGGCATGATCGAGTATCACCGCTTCGCGCTGTCGATCGCGCGCGAGGCCGGCATCGGTGAACGGATTCGTTTCATCAACTCCGGGCACCTCCCGACCCTGCTCGAACGCTCGCGCGGCGTGGTAGTGGTCAACAGCACGGTCGGCCTGTCGGCGCTGCACCACGAGCGCCCCCTGATCGCGCTCGGTGCGGCGATCTACAATATGCCGGGACTGACTTGGCAGGGCAGGCTCGATGACTTCTGGCATCAAGGTGAATTGCCCGACATGATCCTCTATCACGCATTCCTCGACTACGTGATGCACCACACGCAGATCAACGGCGATTTCTACACGCGCACTGGCATCGAGATGGCGGTGCGCGGCGCGGTCGAGCGGCTGGAACGTGCGGATGCGTAG
- a CDS encoding capsule polysaccharide export protein: MENVTSSDLPPSSGTKPSLGQRLKKVNRLFLLTVALPTTLAVLYYGLIASDVYVSESRFVVRSPQKQSQTNLVGALLQGTGFSRAQDDTYPVIDYIESRDALRELNVGNYVADAYSEHGDVISRFHRWPDGSFESLWKYYGKRIVDIEFDSTSAIAKLQIRAYTAEDAEKINERLLEMSERLINRMNRRAVSDTVTFAQGEVDVAAAKAKDAAAALAAYRRTYTVFDPDRQSALQLQQVTALQTQMLAAQTQLVQLQSISPKNPQIPVLQTNIANLEKQITAATSGVAGGKNSLADKAAVYARMQLDSQFADKQLASAMAALENARADAQRKQLYLERLVEPNTPDVAIEPKRLKSILEVFALGIIAWGILELLLAGVREHHD, from the coding sequence TTGGAAAACGTAACCAGCAGCGACCTGCCCCCCTCCTCCGGCACCAAGCCGAGCCTCGGACAGCGTCTCAAGAAAGTCAATCGCCTGTTCCTCCTGACTGTCGCGTTGCCGACCACGTTGGCCGTGCTGTATTACGGTTTGATTGCATCCGACGTCTATGTGTCGGAATCGCGCTTCGTCGTCAGGAGCCCGCAAAAGCAATCGCAGACCAACCTCGTCGGCGCCCTGCTGCAGGGCACGGGCTTCTCGCGCGCCCAAGACGACACCTACCCGGTGATCGACTACATCGAATCGCGCGACGCATTGCGCGAGCTGAACGTCGGCAACTATGTCGCCGACGCCTATTCGGAGCATGGCGACGTGATCAGCCGTTTCCACCGCTGGCCGGACGGCAGCTTCGAATCGCTGTGGAAATACTACGGCAAGCGCATCGTCGACATCGAATTCGACTCGACGTCCGCGATCGCAAAGCTGCAGATCAGGGCGTATACGGCAGAGGACGCCGAAAAGATCAACGAGCGCCTGCTGGAAATGAGCGAGCGGCTGATCAACCGCATGAATCGCAGGGCGGTGAGCGATACGGTAACGTTCGCCCAGGGCGAGGTCGACGTCGCAGCCGCCAAGGCGAAGGACGCCGCCGCCGCACTGGCGGCCTATCGCCGGACCTATACGGTGTTCGATCCCGACCGACAGTCGGCGCTCCAGCTCCAGCAGGTCACGGCCCTGCAGACACAGATGCTGGCGGCGCAGACCCAATTGGTCCAGCTCCAGTCGATCTCGCCCAAGAATCCGCAGATCCCGGTACTGCAGACCAATATCGCCAACCTGGAAAAGCAGATCACGGCCGCCACCAGCGGAGTTGCCGGAGGCAAGAACTCGCTGGCCGACAAGGCCGCCGTGTATGCGCGCATGCAGCTGGACTCGCAATTTGCCGACAAGCAACTGGCCTCGGCGATGGCAGCCCTGGAGAATGCGCGTGCCGATGCCCAGCGCAAGCAGCTCTATCTCGAGCGCCTGGTCGAGCCGAACACGCCCGATGTCGCCATCGAACCGAAGCGACTGAAGAGCATCCTCGAGGTGTTCGCGCTCGGCATCATCGCCTGGGGCATCCTCGAGTTGCTGCTCGCGGGTGTGCGCGAACACCACGACTGA
- a CDS encoding ABC transporter ATP-binding protein, which translates to MIDLQGVSKDYHTRQGRRRVLNDINLRVAPGEKLGVLGRNGAGKSTLIRMISGAELPTTGKINRSMSVSWPLAFGGAFQGSLTGMDNLRFICRVYGADAKQAEPFVQEFSELGYYLNEPVKSYSAGMRARLAFAISMAIEFDCFLIDEIVAVGDSRFHAKCHHELFVRRADRSLIIVSHDAGYIREHCHRAAVLVQGHLHSFDQIDDAYAFYQQNG; encoded by the coding sequence ATGATCGACCTGCAGGGCGTCTCCAAGGACTACCACACCCGGCAGGGCCGACGCCGGGTACTCAACGACATCAATCTGCGCGTGGCCCCGGGAGAAAAGCTCGGCGTACTGGGCCGCAACGGCGCTGGCAAGTCGACGCTGATCCGCATGATCAGCGGTGCCGAGCTGCCGACCACGGGCAAGATCAACCGCAGCATGAGCGTGTCCTGGCCACTCGCGTTCGGCGGTGCCTTTCAGGGCAGCCTGACAGGCATGGACAACCTGCGCTTCATCTGTCGCGTGTACGGAGCCGATGCGAAGCAGGCCGAACCATTCGTCCAGGAATTCTCGGAACTGGGCTACTACCTCAACGAGCCGGTCAAGAGCTATTCGGCCGGGATGCGCGCTCGCCTCGCCTTCGCGATTTCGATGGCCATCGAGTTTGATTGCTTCCTGATCGACGAAATCGTGGCGGTCGGCGACAGCCGCTTCCACGCGAAATGCCACCACGAATTGTTCGTGCGACGCGCCGATCGCTCGTTGATCATCGTGAGCCACGATGCCGGCTACATTCGCGAGCATTGCCATCGCGCTGCCGTGCTGGTCCAGGGGCATCTGCACAGCTTCGACCAGATCGATGACGCCTACGCGTTCTACCAACAGAACGGCTGA
- a CDS encoding LTA synthase family protein: MVPAIALSFALDAIAVPRAPLARPLLSSMLHILSVGLLAGLAFALTSRPIFSACAALALVGLVAAVSNAKYESLREPFVFTDLSLFSQLFAHPRLYLPFLSAGKVVAIGAGIVLVIAGFVAERPLPPAAAAPSWLAVALSFALAVAIAARLPLTLEPSIDQRRHGFFAVFVAYLLNGLRPATFRRFRECLAASPFATGEPALCPDVVLIQSESFFDARRLGTAIEPGLLRCFDQARSEAAWHGEMTVPAWGANTMRTEFAVLTGTASRSLGYARFYPYAFVRRPLASLAAWFGRGGYETVAIHPYYADFFGRNRVFPLLGFERFLDIGHFASASRAGPYVADAAVGEAIVAELETAGPDRPRFVFAMTMENHGPLHLETVQPGEAASRHTLGDDAQWRDLTAYLRHIENADAMLGRLLDHLRSSDRRTVVCFYGDHVPALSRIFDGLDVSPERSDYFIWRNFGVDKPERRDLQAEMLGGLLLQATQQGGGSRMDQSRAPEKTT, translated from the coding sequence ATGGTGCCGGCCATCGCGCTGTCGTTCGCGCTCGACGCGATCGCGGTGCCGCGCGCGCCGCTGGCGCGGCCGTTGCTGTCGTCAATGCTTCACATTCTTTCGGTAGGCTTGCTCGCCGGTCTGGCGTTCGCGCTGACGTCGCGGCCGATCTTCTCGGCCTGCGCGGCGCTGGCGCTGGTCGGGCTGGTGGCGGCCGTCAGCAATGCGAAGTACGAGTCCTTGCGCGAGCCGTTCGTCTTCACGGACCTGAGCCTGTTCAGCCAGTTGTTTGCCCATCCGCGGCTCTATCTGCCCTTCCTGAGCGCCGGCAAGGTTGTCGCGATCGGCGCGGGCATCGTGCTCGTGATCGCGGGCTTCGTCGCCGAGCGGCCCTTGCCGCCTGCCGCCGCCGCGCCGTCCTGGCTGGCGGTGGCGCTGTCGTTCGCGCTCGCGGTGGCGATCGCCGCGCGCCTGCCGCTCACGCTGGAGCCCTCGATCGACCAGCGCCGCCACGGCTTTTTCGCGGTATTCGTCGCCTACCTGCTCAATGGCCTGCGTCCGGCCACCTTCCGGCGCTTTCGCGAATGCCTGGCCGCCTCGCCGTTCGCGACCGGCGAACCGGCCCTGTGCCCCGACGTGGTGCTGATCCAGAGCGAGTCGTTCTTCGATGCGCGCCGGCTCGGCACGGCGATCGAGCCCGGCCTGTTGCGCTGTTTCGACCAGGCGCGCAGCGAAGCCGCCTGGCACGGCGAGATGACGGTGCCGGCCTGGGGGGCGAACACCATGCGCACCGAGTTCGCGGTGTTGACGGGCACCGCTTCCCGGTCGCTCGGTTACGCGCGTTTTTACCCTTACGCCTTCGTCAGGCGGCCGCTCGCCTCGCTGGCCGCCTGGTTCGGCCGTGGCGGTTACGAGACAGTCGCGATCCATCCCTATTACGCCGATTTCTTCGGACGAAACCGGGTATTTCCCTTGCTTGGTTTCGAGCGTTTCCTCGACATCGGTCATTTCGCCTCGGCATCGCGCGCCGGCCCTTACGTGGCGGACGCGGCGGTCGGCGAGGCGATCGTTGCGGAATTGGAGACGGCGGGGCCGGACCGACCGCGTTTCGTGTTCGCCATGACGATGGAAAACCACGGTCCCCTGCATCTCGAAACAGTGCAGCCGGGCGAGGCGGCTTCGCGGCATACTCTCGGCGACGATGCCCAATGGCGGGACCTGACCGCGTATTTGCGACATATTGAAAATGCAGATGCAATGCTCGGACGCCTGCTGGATCATTTGCGTTCGAGCGACAGGCGGACCGTGGTCTGTTTCTACGGCGATCATGTTCCGGCCCTGTCGCGTATTTTCGACGGGCTGGACGTGAGTCCGGAGCGCAGCGATTATTTCATCTGGCGGAATTTCGGGGTCGATAAACCCGAACGTCGGGACTTGCAGGCCGAGATGCTGGGGGGCCTGCTGCTGCAAGCGACACAGCAGGGTGGTGGAAG
- a CDS encoding glycosyltransferase family 4 protein — translation MKLAFAVDAIAPPLTGIGRYAWELAWHFTHFDEPLQSLRFFFADEPIEDPSWVIGGDAEKGRRRPRWLPRSITSTRRFRGLRMRHRLRGHLFHSPNYFLPYPVDRGIVTIHDLSVFRFPETHPVERLKHFERSFDSTLRRASHLLTDSEAIRHEVAAYFGWPLDRITAVPLGVRPEFRPRGAEEISKPLAQYGLVPGGYALSVSTLEPRKRIDRLMGAYAELPSALREDYPLVLVGGAGWLSESLHSAIASAEQEGWLRYLGFVPEALLPVLYAGARAFFMPSKYEGFGLPVLEALASGVPTLTSNTSSLPEVAGGAAWLVEPDDHEALRAGIEHVLSESAWREEASRLGLGVAGEATWLRCAQRTLEVYRRVVGS, via the coding sequence GTGAAGCTCGCGTTCGCGGTGGATGCGATCGCGCCGCCGTTGACCGGAATCGGCCGTTACGCCTGGGAGCTTGCCTGGCATTTCACGCACTTCGACGAGCCCTTGCAGTCCTTGCGTTTTTTCTTCGCGGACGAGCCGATCGAGGATCCGTCCTGGGTCATCGGCGGCGATGCGGAAAAAGGGCGACGGCGTCCGCGCTGGCTGCCGAGGTCGATCACCTCGACGCGCCGCTTCCGGGGGCTGCGGATGCGGCATCGTCTGCGCGGCCACCTGTTTCACTCGCCGAACTATTTCCTTCCCTATCCCGTCGATCGTGGAATCGTCACGATTCATGATCTGTCGGTTTTCCGATTTCCGGAAACCCATCCCGTGGAGCGCCTGAAGCACTTCGAGCGAAGTTTCGACTCGACGCTGCGCCGCGCCTCGCATCTGCTCACCGATTCCGAGGCGATTCGGCATGAGGTGGCCGCGTATTTCGGTTGGCCGCTGGATCGGATCACCGCCGTTCCGCTCGGTGTGCGACCGGAGTTCCGGCCACGTGGCGCCGAGGAGATCTCGAAGCCGCTCGCGCAATACGGTCTGGTGCCGGGCGGCTATGCCCTGAGCGTATCGACGCTCGAACCGAGGAAGCGCATCGACCGCCTGATGGGGGCCTATGCCGAACTGCCGAGCGCATTGCGCGAGGACTATCCGCTGGTCCTGGTCGGCGGCGCGGGCTGGTTGAGCGAATCCTTGCATAGCGCAATCGCGAGCGCGGAGCAGGAGGGTTGGCTGCGCTATCTCGGCTTCGTTCCGGAGGCGCTGCTTCCCGTGCTGTATGCGGGTGCTCGAGCCTTCTTCATGCCGTCCAAATACGAAGGCTTCGGGCTTCCGGTCCTGGAGGCGCTGGCCAGTGGCGTCCCTACGCTAACCTCGAACACGTCGTCGCTGCCCGAGGTGGCCGGCGGCGCCGCCTGGCTCGTCGAGCCCGATGATCACGAGGCCTTGCGGGCTGGCATCGAGCACGTGCTCAGCGAATCGGCATGGCGTGAGGAGGCATCGCGCCTCGGGCTCGGCGTGGCCGGCGAAGCGACCTGGCTGCGATGCGCGCAGCGCACGCTTGAGGTCTATCGCCGGGTAGTGGGGTCATGA